In Candidatus Contubernalis alkalaceticus, the genomic window GAAGCCAATGACCGGGTAGCTGCCGTTTCAGGCAGGCATCCCAATGCACAAGTTTACGGTGTAGACGAACTGGGCGGATTGGGAACCATTTATGTTCTTCCCGATGCTCCCGATAAGTGCGGACTGCCTGCAGATCCTCAGGTCAGCCTGTCCACATACTTCTGGAATGTGGCCCTGGCTCCTGTGAAGACTTTGGCAGCTGTAGGTCTTACCGTTGGTTTCATGCACAAGTTCGTAGAAAAGAAAGCTGCAGAAATGAAGGAAGACAACGTAGAATAATAATAAACATAATAACAAATGAGAATTATCCATTAAGGGCGGCTTTTAGCCGCCCTTAATTTTATCTCTTTTTTTTTAGGGTATAAGAACCCCACCTCTAAGCGTTAGCGTAGGTGGGGCTTATAATCAGGTGGAGTAGAGTCTCCACCTGATTCCCCGATGTTTCAGCTTGCTGAAACGAGTTCACTGTCATGAGAATAGATGTTTGTTCAGTAAGTTTTAATCTATTCAAAAAATGCTGGAATGCTGAGCTCGCATTGACACTAATCATTTTTTTTGATAGATTAACCTGGAGGTGTTAAATGCAAGTAAAGTCTTTAAATATTGATATTTTTCAGGAATTAGAGGTTTTTGCTCTCATGGAAAAATTGTTTCAAAGGAGCTTTGAATTATAATTTAATGGGGGAGGTTTAAACATGAATGCGGAGGGAAAAATAAAAGAGATTGTACAGGCTGAAGCACAGGATAACCGTATAACCTGTGGGAAAATGCATGAGCTGTCAAAAAAGCATGGGGTAAGCCTGGCAGAGCTGGGGAAGGCTGCAGATGAATTAAAAATTAAAATTGCCCAATGTGAACTGGGTTGTTTCTAAAGAGGTGAGAAGCCTTGTTTGAGGTGTTGACGGTTAAGGAAGCTTTAAATACCATAAAAGATGCCGTAAACAATTCAGCGGTTGAGAAAGATGATATAGCGCTTACACAGGCATTGGGCAGGGTAACGGCAGAGGATATAATCTCTACAACTGTGGTTCCTCACTTCAGTCGTTCCACCATGGACGGTTTTGCAGTAATAGCCCGGGATACTTTTGGGGCTTCAGAGGGAATGCCTGCTTTTTTGGAGGTTAAGGGTGAGGTCCTGATGGGCGGAACGCCCCCTGGGGATATTGCCTCTGGAGAGACTATGAAAATTTCCACTGGAGGCATGCTGCCGAATAGTGCAGACAGTGCATTGATGTTGGAGCATGCAGAAGAACTGGATGAAACTATGATAGCCGTATACCGTCCTGTAGCCCCGGGAGAAAATGTGATCCTCAAGGGAGAAGATTTAAAAGAGGGAGAAATAATCTTAAAGAAAAAGCATTTACTGAGGCCCCAAGACATAGGGGCGCTGGCTGCCGCCGGGGTGATGAAGGTCAATGTATACAAGGTCCCCAAGGTGGCTGTGATTTCTACCGGTGATGAACTAGTTTCGCCCCAAGAGGAACCCCTTCCCGGTCAGATTAGGGATATAAACAGCTGTGCTCTGGCCGCAGCCGCTCAGTCTGTGGGAGCCATTCCCTTAATGTACGGCATCGTAAAAGATGAAGCTTCTTATTTAATGAGAGCCATAGAAAGAGCTAGAAAAGAAGCTTCCCTTATTTTAATTTCCGGGGGAAGTTCTGTGGGTATCAGGGATGTTACCGCAAAGGTCATTGATGAACTGGGAAATCCCGGTGTGCTGGTACATGGAATTTCCATTCGTCCTGGAAAACCTACTATTTTTGGGATGGTAGGCTCAACACCCATCTTTGGACTTTCCGGTAACCCTGTTTCCGCTCTGGTTACCTTCGATTTATTTGTAACTCCGGTAATCTTGAAGCAGAAGGGCATGGCCTCTCGGGAACTAATACTGCCAAAAATTCCGGCAAAAATTAGCCGTAATATCCCATCTTCCCAGGGCCGGGAGGATTATATCCGGGTGAACCTGGAAACCGATGAAAAAGGGCAAACCTGGGCAGTTCCGGTATTTGGAAAGTCAGGCTTGATTACAACACTGGTGGAAGCCCAAGGCATGGTCCGTATCTCTCAGAATAAAGAAGGAATAGAAAAGGGTGAAGAGGTAGAAGTGGTCCTTTACTCCTAAATCAAATTAATTAGGGGGAATTAGGGATTGGTAGGAATTAGGGGTAATTAGGGTATATATAATTGGGAATTAGGGGGACACCATACTTAATTTTCACATAGTAAAAAGAATCACCTAACTTTGAAAATTAAGTATGGTGTCCCCCTAATTCCCCCTAATTCCCCCCCTAATTCTTAATTATCTAATTATTATGATTGTCGAAGGTTCGTTAGGGGGTAGTATTTGATGGTAAAAAGAAATATATACTTAGATAATGTGTCTTTAAAAGAGGCAGGTGATACATTTTTTCAAAGAATAGAGGAATTAAATATCAGCCTCGGGTGGGAAAAAGTGCCGGTGGAAAAGGCTTTGGACAGGGTTACGGCAGAACCGGTTTTTGCGGTGATTTCTTCACCACACTATCATGCCTCCGCCATGGACGGAGCTGCGGTAAAGGCGGCAGACACCTATGGGGCCATGGAGACATCTCCAAAACAGTTGAAGTTAAAAAAACAGTATGTCCCCATTGATACCGGCCATCCGCTGCCGCCGGGTTTTGATGCGGTGATTATGATTGAAGATATTCACGAAGTGGATGGGGAGACCATAGAGATCGCTGCCGCCGCAGCTCCCTGGCAGCATGTCCGGGCTATGGGAGAGGATATTGTGGCTACAGAGCTGATTGTGCCGGTCAATCATTATATTGGCCCTGAGGATATTGGGGCTATGCTGGCCGGGGGGATCTGGCAGGTTAAGGTAAGGAAAAAGCCGGTGGTTGCTATTATCCCCACGGGTTCTGAACTGGTGCAGCCAGGGAAAATTCCCCAGGCTGGGAAAATTATTGAATTTAATTCCCGTTTCTTTTCCGGATTGATTACCCGCTGGGGTGGGGAACCTAAGCCCCGGGATATTGTTAAGGACGAATATCAAGAGATAAAACAGGCTCTGCTGGAGGCGGTAAAGGAAAGCGATGTAGTTCTTATTAATGCCGGTTCCTCAGCCGGCTCCCGGGATTACACTGCTGCCATTGTTCAGGAGACAGGAGAGCTGTTAACCCACGGGGTGGCTATAAAACCGGGAAAACCTACGGTCATCGGGGTTGTTGAAGGCAAACCGGTTATTGGGCTTCCCGGTTATCCTGTAGCAGCGTTCTTCATACTGGATCTCCTGGTAAAACCCCTGGTGTACAAACTACAAAAGTTAGCGCCTCCCCGGCGCAGTATGGCGGAGGCGGTGATGTCCCGGCGGGTGGTATCCTCTTTTAAAGCAGAAGAATTTTTACGGGTAAAGCTGGGACAGGTGGGGGATAAACTTATGGCTACGCCGCTGCCCAGGGGTTCCGGGGTCATTACCTCCCTGGTCCAGGCTGATGGGTTTGTGCGTATACCACAGCTGAAAGAGGGCCTGGAGGTGGGAGAAGCTGTTTCGGTAGAACTGGTGAAAGACCTGTCAGGAATTAAGAATACCATTGTAAGTATTGGCAGTCATGATTTAACTCTGGATATCCTGGCCAATCTTCTCAGGCTTAACTATCCGGAAACCGGCCTGTCTTCGGCTCATGTGGGTAGTATGGGGGGGATTTTGGCTCTGCGCAGGGGGGATGCCCACCTGGCGGGCAGCCATCTCTTAGATGAGCACACCGGGGAGTACAACGTGCCATTTATTAAACGGATGCTGCCCAATATCAAGGTAGTCCTGGTCAACCTGGCCTATCGTCAGCAGGGGCTGTTCGTGCCTTCGGGTAATCCAAAAAACATAAATAAACTGGAAGACTTGGTACAGAAGGATGTTTCCTTTATAAACCGTCAGAGAGGAGCCGGAACCCGGCTTTTGTTAGATTATTATTTAAAACAGCTTAAGTTAAACCCGCAGGATATTAAGGGATATGATCGGGAGGAGTACAGCCATTTATCTGTGGCTGCAGCGGTGGCCTCAGGATCTGCCGATACGGGGCTGGGAGTTTTAGCTGCCTCCAGGGCTCTGGGGCTGGATTTCATCCCCTTGGCCAGGGAACGTTATGATATCATTATTCCTGAAGAATTTTTGGAAACTGAAAAAATACAAAGGCTTTTGGAGATGATTAATTCCCAGCAGTTTAAAGAGGAAGTCCAAAGGCTGGGGGGGTACGACCTGGGGGATTCTGGAAAAGAAATCTGGAGAAGCAGTTGAGCTGTTAAGCAGGGAGTAAATCATATAGAGGGCAGGTGGTTGTATGTTTGGTGCAGCGGTTTTGACCGCCAGTGATCGGGGTGCCCGGGGAGAGAGAGAAGACAAGAGCGGAAAGGTTATAGAAGAAATAGTTCAGAGACTAGGCGGTAAAGTAATGGAATCTGCTTTAGTTTCCGATGACCCGGAATCCATTAGGGAAAAGCTAATCTATTTTGCGGATCAGCTGAAAGCGGAGGTAATTTTGACTACCGGGGGAACGGGTTTGAGCCCCAGGGACAACACCCCGGAGGCTACCCTTTCGGTAATAGAAAAAGTAGTTCCCGGTTTGGCGGAGGCAATGCGGGCGGAAAGCCTAAAAAAAACGCCTCACGCTATGCTCTCCAGGGCGGTCTGTGGAGTGCGGGGGAGTTCATTGATTATTAACCTGCCCGGTAGTCCCAAGGCGGTAAGGGAGTGCCTGGAGGTTATTGAGCCGGCTCTTCCCCATGCTGTAGAACTTATAAAGGGCAGGGTTTCCGACTGCGCCCAGGGAGAACACAATGGACTAAAATAATGTTATTTAATTTATTTGCTTAGATGGTGCTGATTATTCAGTGAACCATCTTTTTTATTTAAAATGTTTTATTTTTGATTGTTAGCAAAGGTGTGCAAAAACCTGCAGAATACACAGGTAATAAGGGGTTTCCCACAGCAAAAAATAATATAATTAACTAATTTAATCCTGGTTACTAAAGGAATATTTATTTAAGAATAGGATATAATAATTTCTTGTTAGAGGAGGAATAAGTGAAATATTAGATAAATGAAGAAAAATCAACGAATAATGATATATTTGCCAATAATAAGAGATATTCGTCATTATGCCTTCATTTAGAGGGTTGCTTACAAAAAATAAATTGGTTAGTATTATTAGTGATTACTGTTAGCACTCACCTCAGACGAGTGCTAACAATATAAAAGAAAATAATAATGTAATATTTAAAGGAGGGTAATTAATGAATCTGAGACCATTAGGAGACAGAGTAATCATCAAGCTGGTGGAGGTAGAAGAAAAGACTGCCGGCGGTATTCTTCTGCCTGACAAAGCAAAGGAAAGGCCCACGGAAGCTGATATCGTGGCAGTGGGAACCGGTAGGATACTGAATGACGGGCAGAAAGTCCCCATTGATGTAAAAGTAGGAGACCGAATTGTGATCAATAAGTATGCCGGCACAGAATTTAAGGTAGATGATACAGAATACTTAATTATAAGAGAAGATGATATTCTGGCTGTAAAAGAGTAAGAGAGTAAAGAAAGTTTCATTTATTATTTTTTAAGAATTTAGAAATCAAAGTACCAAAATAGGGAGGTATAATTAATGGCAAAAGATATTTTGTTCAGCGAAGAAGCCCGCAAATCCTTAGAAAAAGGTGTAAACAAGCTGGCTGATACGGTAAAAGTTACTCTAGGGCCAAAAGGCCGTAACGTTGTTTTAGATAAGAAATTCGGTTCTCCGCAGATTACCAATGACGGGGTTACCATCGCTCGGGAAATTGAATTAGATGATGCTTTTGAAAATATGGGAGCTCAGTTGGTAAAAGAAGTAGCAAATCAAACTCAGGATATAGCTGGTGACGGCACTACTACAGCTACCCTGTTAGCTCAAGCTATTATTCGGGAAGGAATCCGCAATGTTGCTGCCGGTGCTAACCCCATGATTTTGAAAAAGGGTATTGAAAAAGCGGTAAAAGTAGCTGTAGAAGAAATTAAAGCTAGTTCAACTCCTGTAGAAACTACCGAAGCTATTTCCCAGGTAGCCTCCATTTCTGCCGCTGATGAAGAAATTGGCAAAATGATTGCTGAAGCCATGGATAAAGTAGGTAAAGACGGTGTTATTACTGTGGAAGAGTCCAGAGGTTTTACCATGGAAATGAACGTAGTGGAAGGAATGCAGTTTGACCGGGGTTACATATCCCCTTATATGGTGACGGACACTGATAAAATGGAAGCCATTCTAGATGAACCTTATATTCTCTTAACTGACAAAAAGGTTTCCAATATTCATGATGTTCTGCCCCTGCTGGAAAAGATCGTGCAGCAGGGCAAGTCATTAATGTTGATTGCTGAAGATGTAGATGGTGAAGCCCTGGCAACCCTGGTTGTTAATAAGCTTCGAGGAACCTTTACCTGCGTGGCTGTGAAAGCCCCTGGTTTTGGAGACCGCAGGAAGGCTATGCTGCAGGACATTGCTATTTTAACCGGCGGCCAGGTAATTTCTGAAGATCTGGGGCTGGACTTTAAAAATGTTGAAATAGATATGTTGGGTAGTGCTCGTCAGGTGAGAATCTCTAAGGAAGAAACCGTTCTGGTTGATGGTGCTGGAGATCCTGCCGATATTGAAAAGAGAATACAGCAGATGAGGATTCAAATGGAGGATACTACCTCTGAGTTTGACAAAGAAAAAATTCAAGAGAGATTGGCTAAGCTGGCCGGCGGAGTAGCTGTTTTGGAAGTAGGAGCTGCTACGGAAACTGAAATGAAAGAGAAAAAGCTTCGGGTTGAAGATGCTCTGTCTGCAACTCGGGCAGCAGTAGAAGAAGGGATCGT contains:
- a CDS encoding molybdopterin molybdotransferase MoeA, yielding MLTVKEALNTIKDAVNNSAVEKDDIALTQALGRVTAEDIISTTVVPHFSRSTMDGFAVIARDTFGASEGMPAFLEVKGEVLMGGTPPGDIASGETMKISTGGMLPNSADSALMLEHAEELDETMIAVYRPVAPGENVILKGEDLKEGEIILKKKHLLRPQDIGALAAAGVMKVNVYKVPKVAVISTGDELVSPQEEPLPGQIRDINSCALAAAAQSVGAIPLMYGIVKDEASYLMRAIERARKEASLILISGGSSVGIRDVTAKVIDELGNPGVLVHGISIRPGKPTIFGMVGSTPIFGLSGNPVSALVTFDLFVTPVILKQKGMASRELILPKIPAKISRNIPSSQGREDYIRVNLETDEKGQTWAVPVFGKSGLITTLVEAQGMVRISQNKEGIEKGEEVEVVLYS
- a CDS encoding molybdopterin biosynthesis protein → MVKRNIYLDNVSLKEAGDTFFQRIEELNISLGWEKVPVEKALDRVTAEPVFAVISSPHYHASAMDGAAVKAADTYGAMETSPKQLKLKKQYVPIDTGHPLPPGFDAVIMIEDIHEVDGETIEIAAAAAPWQHVRAMGEDIVATELIVPVNHYIGPEDIGAMLAGGIWQVKVRKKPVVAIIPTGSELVQPGKIPQAGKIIEFNSRFFSGLITRWGGEPKPRDIVKDEYQEIKQALLEAVKESDVVLINAGSSAGSRDYTAAIVQETGELLTHGVAIKPGKPTVIGVVEGKPVIGLPGYPVAAFFILDLLVKPLVYKLQKLAPPRRSMAEAVMSRRVVSSFKAEEFLRVKLGQVGDKLMATPLPRGSGVITSLVQADGFVRIPQLKEGLEVGEAVSVELVKDLSGIKNTIVSIGSHDLTLDILANLLRLNYPETGLSSAHVGSMGGILALRRGDAHLAGSHLLDEHTGEYNVPFIKRMLPNIKVVLVNLAYRQQGLFVPSGNPKNINKLEDLVQKDVSFINRQRGAGTRLLLDYYLKQLKLNPQDIKGYDREEYSHLSVAAAVASGSADTGLGVLAASRALGLDFIPLARERYDIIIPEEFLETEKIQRLLEMINSQQFKEEVQRLGGYDLGDSGKEIWRSS
- a CDS encoding MogA/MoaB family molybdenum cofactor biosynthesis protein, which translates into the protein MFGAAVLTASDRGARGEREDKSGKVIEEIVQRLGGKVMESALVSDDPESIREKLIYFADQLKAEVILTTGGTGLSPRDNTPEATLSVIEKVVPGLAEAMRAESLKKTPHAMLSRAVCGVRGSSLIINLPGSPKAVRECLEVIEPALPHAVELIKGRVSDCAQGEHNGLK
- the groES gene encoding co-chaperone GroES, which codes for MNLRPLGDRVIIKLVEVEEKTAGGILLPDKAKERPTEADIVAVGTGRILNDGQKVPIDVKVGDRIVINKYAGTEFKVDDTEYLIIREDDILAVKE
- the groL gene encoding chaperonin GroEL (60 kDa chaperone family; promotes refolding of misfolded polypeptides especially under stressful conditions; forms two stacked rings of heptamers to form a barrel-shaped 14mer; ends can be capped by GroES; misfolded proteins enter the barrel where they are refolded when GroES binds), translating into MAKDILFSEEARKSLEKGVNKLADTVKVTLGPKGRNVVLDKKFGSPQITNDGVTIAREIELDDAFENMGAQLVKEVANQTQDIAGDGTTTATLLAQAIIREGIRNVAAGANPMILKKGIEKAVKVAVEEIKASSTPVETTEAISQVASISAADEEIGKMIAEAMDKVGKDGVITVEESRGFTMEMNVVEGMQFDRGYISPYMVTDTDKMEAILDEPYILLTDKKVSNIHDVLPLLEKIVQQGKSLMLIAEDVDGEALATLVVNKLRGTFTCVAVKAPGFGDRRKAMLQDIAILTGGQVISEDLGLDFKNVEIDMLGSARQVRISKEETVLVDGAGDPADIEKRIQQMRIQMEDTTSEFDKEKIQERLAKLAGGVAVLEVGAATETEMKEKKLRVEDALSATRAAVEEGIVSGGGVAFLIPLKALDNLLENTEGDEATGIALIRRSLEEPVRQIAENAGVEGSIVVEKIKNSEPGIGYNAVKNIYENMLEAGIVDPAKVTRSALQNAASIAALFLTTEAVVADAPDEDGGGMGMPGGMGGMGGGMPMM